One genomic region from Verrucomicrobiota bacterium encodes:
- a CDS encoding IS630 family transposase — MRPLSIDLRERIVAAVEACEHTLCELAELFAVNVSTIVRLLQRYRRTGSVQPKPHAGGTPPKLDAKSVARLLELVRQQPDATLAELRDRLGVDCSVMTIFRVLKRHRITRKKKTNRAEERDTPRVQKQRRAFRKKMATVASDHLVFVDETGATTAMGRTYGRASIGERVQATAPGAWKNVTLISGLRSSGVVAPMALPGATDRPAFETYVEHVLAPELRAGDVVVWDNLSPHKSASAIAAIEAAGARVEPLPVYSPDLSPIEEMFSKIKEGLRSIAARSIQGVIQAMGTALNNVTQHDILGWFHDRCEYAMHS, encoded by the coding sequence ATGCGACCCCTTTCCATCGATCTTCGAGAGCGGATTGTGGCGGCGGTTGAAGCGTGTGAACATACGCTTTGCGAGTTGGCGGAACTTTTCGCCGTCAACGTTTCGACGATTGTCCGTCTCCTCCAGCGTTATCGGAGGACCGGGTCGGTCCAACCCAAGCCCCACGCCGGCGGAACGCCGCCCAAACTGGACGCCAAATCCGTCGCTCGCCTTCTCGAACTGGTGCGGCAACAACCCGATGCGACGCTCGCGGAGTTGCGAGATCGGCTGGGCGTCGATTGTAGCGTGATGACGATCTTTCGCGTTTTGAAGCGACATCGGATCACTCGCAAGAAGAAAACCAACCGTGCCGAGGAACGAGATACTCCCCGGGTGCAAAAGCAACGGCGTGCGTTTCGCAAGAAAATGGCAACCGTGGCTTCGGATCACTTGGTTTTCGTCGACGAAACCGGCGCCACCACGGCGATGGGACGAACGTACGGTCGAGCTTCGATCGGCGAACGAGTGCAGGCGACGGCCCCCGGTGCGTGGAAGAATGTCACGCTGATCTCGGGCTTGCGGAGTTCCGGCGTGGTGGCGCCCATGGCCTTGCCGGGCGCGACGGATCGACCAGCATTCGAGACCTATGTCGAGCATGTTTTGGCGCCGGAACTTCGAGCGGGCGACGTAGTCGTGTGGGATAACCTGTCGCCACACAAAAGCGCATCGGCCATCGCCGCCATTGAAGCGGCGGGAGCACGGGTGGAACCATTGCCCGTCTATAGCCCTGACCTGTCACCGATCGAGGAGATGTTCTCCAAGATCAAGGAAGGATTGCGATCCATCGCCGCTCGGTCGATTCAGGGAGTTATTCAAGCAATGGGGACAGCCTTGAACAACGTTACCCAACACGACATCCTCGGCTGGTTCCATGACCGTTGTGAATACGCAATGCACTCGTGA